One part of the Streptomyces sp. NBC_00286 genome encodes these proteins:
- a CDS encoding VOC family protein → MLTTRFVTGAPNWVDLGTPDIEAARSFYRALFGWDFQAGGPELGGYGFFQLGGRTIAGGMQTTEEQGPPSWTVYFQCAEAEATAKAAETAGGAVPMAPMDVMDEGRMAILSDNAGVTFGIWQPGQIKGVEVAGEPGSLCWVELYTPDVPGAAAFYHSVLGLETSAVSFPSGTYTCVNPAGAGEDDMFGGLVALADAPGEESAYWLPYFEVADTDGVVAKAEELGGVVRMPATSVEGVGRMAKLADPYGARFAVIKSEASSPGAD, encoded by the coding sequence ATGCTTACCACCCGTTTCGTCACCGGCGCGCCGAACTGGGTCGACCTCGGCACACCCGACATCGAAGCAGCCCGCTCGTTCTACCGCGCTCTCTTCGGCTGGGACTTCCAGGCCGGAGGACCGGAACTCGGCGGTTACGGCTTCTTCCAGCTCGGCGGGCGGACCATCGCGGGCGGCATGCAGACCACCGAGGAGCAGGGGCCGCCGTCCTGGACCGTCTACTTCCAGTGCGCGGAGGCGGAGGCCACGGCCAAGGCGGCCGAGACGGCCGGCGGCGCTGTGCCGATGGCACCCATGGACGTCATGGACGAGGGCCGGATGGCCATCCTCAGCGACAACGCGGGCGTTACCTTCGGCATCTGGCAGCCGGGTCAGATCAAGGGCGTTGAGGTGGCGGGCGAGCCGGGGTCTTTGTGCTGGGTCGAGCTGTACACCCCGGACGTCCCCGGGGCTGCCGCGTTCTACCACTCGGTGCTGGGCCTGGAGACCTCGGCCGTCTCGTTCCCCAGCGGCACGTACACGTGCGTCAACCCTGCGGGTGCCGGTGAGGACGACATGTTCGGTGGGCTGGTGGCGCTGGCCGACGCTCCTGGGGAGGAGAGTGCGTACTGGCTGCCGTACTTCGAGGTCGCGGACACGGACGGCGTTGTCGCCAAGGCGGAGGAGTTGGGTGGCGTGGTGCGTATGCCTGCGACGAGTGTGGAGGGCGTCGGTCGGATGGCCAAGCTGGCCGACCCGTATGGGGCGCGGTTCGCGGTGATCAAGAGTGAGGCCTCTTCGCCGGGTGCGGATTGA
- a CDS encoding glycoside hydrolase family 64 protein, with the protein MISRRTFLSSAAVIGTAASYPVWGSALSPGATAAPATCELALQNASLPGTVRAYVTGHEQSTGNWVLLRADGAVYRPESPSAPQTPLPVDCAIPLGAAGSAPKVLTLPQMYGARVYFVRDDTLDFFLNPGPALVEPAFATPTDANYGKTWSFCEFTFNPQQLYANISYVDLVTALPIGLTLEGDATHTVAPLPDGAVDKIASDLAAQAAKDGQPWDKLVIRGDGGAVLRVISPQNLMAPYFDRPAEMPFRDVWNSYIDQVWDKYRTTDLKIDLQGGRGVLTGRVSGDTLTFDGGHTFAKPTSKDIFTCNHGPFTNNPNDPDEKKALLARLAAGFNRSIMLTHPTQPNGATAADYYKSDITNHWSRVVHANSPIGYAFPYDDVRPDGEPDVSGAAHDGNPRRFTVTVGS; encoded by the coding sequence GTGATCTCACGTAGAACGTTCCTGAGCTCGGCCGCCGTCATCGGAACCGCCGCAAGTTACCCCGTCTGGGGAAGCGCTCTCAGCCCGGGCGCCACGGCCGCCCCGGCGACCTGTGAACTCGCCCTGCAGAACGCCTCGTTGCCAGGCACGGTCCGTGCGTACGTCACCGGGCACGAGCAGTCCACCGGCAACTGGGTGCTGCTGCGAGCCGACGGTGCCGTCTACCGGCCCGAGTCGCCCTCGGCGCCCCAGACCCCGCTGCCGGTCGACTGCGCGATCCCCCTCGGCGCCGCCGGTTCCGCGCCGAAGGTGCTGACGTTGCCTCAGATGTACGGCGCCCGGGTCTACTTCGTACGGGACGACACACTCGACTTCTTCCTCAATCCGGGCCCCGCCCTCGTCGAGCCCGCCTTCGCCACGCCCACCGACGCGAACTACGGCAAGACCTGGTCGTTCTGCGAGTTCACGTTCAACCCTCAGCAGCTGTACGCCAACATCAGTTACGTCGACCTGGTGACGGCGCTGCCCATCGGTCTGACCCTGGAGGGCGACGCCACGCACACCGTTGCCCCGCTGCCCGACGGCGCCGTCGACAAGATCGCCTCCGACCTCGCGGCGCAGGCGGCGAAGGACGGACAGCCCTGGGACAAGCTCGTCATCCGGGGCGATGGCGGTGCCGTACTCCGGGTGATCTCTCCGCAGAACCTGATGGCGCCCTACTTCGACCGCCCCGCCGAAATGCCGTTCCGCGACGTCTGGAACAGCTATATCGACCAGGTCTGGGACAAGTACCGTACGACCGACCTCAAGATCGATCTCCAGGGCGGCCGGGGCGTACTGACCGGCCGGGTCAGCGGCGACACGCTCACCTTCGACGGCGGCCACACCTTCGCCAAGCCCACATCGAAGGACATCTTCACCTGCAACCACGGCCCGTTCACCAACAACCCGAACGACCCAGACGAAAAGAAAGCCCTCCTCGCCCGCCTGGCCGCCGGCTTCAACCGCTCCATCATGCTCACCCACCCCACCCAGCCGAACGGCGCGACGGCAGCCGACTACTACAAGAGCGACATCACGAACCACTGGTCGCGCGTAGTACACGCCAACTCCCCCATCGGCTACGCCTTCCCGTACGACGACGTACGCCCGGACGGCGAGCCGGATGTGTCGGGGGCGGCGCATGACGGCAACCCGCGGAGGTTCACGGTGACGGTGGGTTCTTAG
- a CDS encoding glyoxalase superfamily protein — protein MDEEVIPILRVEDAAAAVAWYERLGFAKQWEHRFEPGLPAFVEVARGGVRLFLSEHTGDARPDTLVYLRIRDVEAIASEFGVQAKDAPWAREIELRDPDGNRLRIGTPTE, from the coding sequence ATGGACGAGGAAGTCATCCCCATTCTTCGCGTCGAGGACGCTGCGGCGGCGGTCGCGTGGTACGAGCGACTGGGCTTCGCCAAGCAGTGGGAACACCGCTTCGAACCGGGACTTCCCGCGTTCGTCGAGGTCGCCCGGGGCGGGGTGCGGTTGTTCTTGTCGGAGCACACGGGCGACGCCCGCCCCGACACGTTGGTCTACCTCCGCATTCGTGATGTCGAGGCCATCGCTTCCGAGTTCGGTGTGCAGGCGAAGGACGCTCCGTGGGCGCGTGAGATTGAGCTGCGCGATCCTGACGGCAACCGGCTTCGGATCGGCACGCCGACGGAATGA
- a CDS encoding MFS transporter — protein sequence MTTDTTGETCPAIRLGLRANLAQFSLLVVVNALVGGMLGQERTVLPLLADDVFHLSAYTAAMTYILAFGATKAITNFFAGTWSDRYGRKPVLIAGWLIALPVPAMLAWGPTWGWIIAANILLGVNQGLTWSTTVIMKIDLAGPERRGLAMGFNEAAGYVAVAATAMATGAIAEHAGLRPEPFLLGAAYVVLALGLSTLAVRETRDHARFEAARHVSRAGSEHDGELTTRQIARLTSLRDRALSAASQAGLVNNLNDALAWGLFPLLFAAHGLSIAQIGVLAALYPAVWGAGQMLTGWWSDRIGRKHLITAGMLLQAVAIGLVAAGTTFSVWATAQVLLGVGTALVYPTLLAVVGDVAHPAWRARAVGVYRLWRDGGFAVGALLAGALADAYSLTTAIWAIAALTAASGLVVALRMYETHPRT from the coding sequence GTGACCACCGACACCACCGGCGAGACCTGCCCCGCAATACGTCTCGGCCTGCGGGCCAACCTGGCCCAGTTCAGCCTGCTCGTCGTGGTCAACGCCCTGGTCGGCGGCATGCTCGGGCAGGAACGCACCGTCCTGCCGCTGCTGGCCGACGACGTCTTCCACCTGTCCGCGTACACCGCGGCCATGACCTACATCCTGGCCTTCGGCGCCACCAAGGCCATCACCAACTTCTTCGCCGGCACCTGGTCCGACCGCTACGGCCGCAAACCGGTCCTAATCGCCGGATGGCTGATCGCCCTGCCGGTGCCCGCCATGCTCGCCTGGGGCCCCACCTGGGGCTGGATCATCGCCGCCAACATCCTGCTCGGCGTCAACCAGGGCCTGACCTGGTCCACCACCGTCATCATGAAGATCGACCTGGCCGGCCCGGAACGCCGGGGACTTGCCATGGGCTTCAACGAGGCCGCCGGATACGTCGCCGTCGCCGCCACCGCCATGGCCACCGGCGCCATCGCCGAGCACGCCGGGCTGCGGCCCGAACCCTTCCTGCTCGGCGCCGCCTACGTCGTACTGGCCCTGGGCCTGTCCACCCTCGCGGTCCGCGAGACCCGCGACCATGCCCGCTTCGAAGCAGCCCGCCACGTCAGCCGCGCCGGCAGCGAGCACGACGGGGAGCTGACCACCAGGCAGATCGCCCGCCTCACCAGCCTCCGTGACAGGGCCCTGTCCGCCGCCAGCCAGGCCGGCCTGGTCAACAACCTCAACGACGCCCTCGCCTGGGGCCTCTTCCCCCTCCTCTTCGCCGCCCACGGCCTGTCCATCGCGCAGATCGGCGTCCTCGCCGCCCTCTACCCGGCCGTCTGGGGCGCGGGGCAGATGCTCACCGGCTGGTGGTCCGACCGCATCGGCCGCAAACATCTGATCACCGCCGGAATGCTGCTCCAAGCCGTCGCGATCGGCCTCGTCGCCGCCGGCACCACGTTCAGCGTCTGGGCCACCGCCCAGGTCCTCCTCGGCGTCGGCACCGCGCTGGTCTATCCGACCCTGCTGGCCGTCGTCGGCGACGTCGCCCACCCCGCCTGGCGTGCCCGCGCCGTCGGCGTCTACCGCCTCTGGCGTGACGGCGGCTTCGCCGTCGGCGCCCTGCTGGCCGGAGCCCTCGCCGACGCCTACAGCCTGACCACCGCCATCTGGGCCATCGCCGCCCTCACCGCCGCCTCCGGCCTGGTGGTGGCGCTGCGGATGTACGAGACACATCCACGAACCTGA
- a CDS encoding MBL fold metallo-hydrolase: MGFADDHLIPLVDEGLGNSAYLVDLGDGRALAVDASRDLRALRAAADRRGLTVAFAADTHLHADFLSGAVQLAADDGAAVLASAAGNRVFPHTALADGDERDLGGLTLRALATPGHTDEHLSFLLLDGARELGVFTGGSLIVGSAARTDLLGADRAEELARAQYRSLRRLAELPDTTAVWPTHGAGSFCSAPPGAERTTTIAAQKRANPLLAAPDEATFVRQLLDSLGSYPAYFGRLSEVNRHGPAVLRSAPTLPALSLDRVLRLIGEGAQIIDVRPVADFAAGHIPGAVSIPLRDQFATWLGWLLPDDTPLVFVTTPDQDLAELTWQALKIGYERLAGHLGGGMDAWTAGGRKQERIELLTADRIAERPVLDIRQQAEHIAAHIPGAVHIELGDLTERSGETPHRPVVACGHGERAMTAASLLQRTGHQDLAVLDGGPADWSKATGRALEETA, translated from the coding sequence ATGGGCTTCGCCGACGATCACTTGATACCGCTGGTCGATGAGGGTCTGGGCAACAGCGCCTACCTCGTCGACCTCGGCGACGGACGGGCCCTGGCCGTCGATGCGAGCCGTGATCTGCGTGCCCTGCGCGCGGCCGCCGACCGGCGCGGTCTCACGGTGGCCTTCGCCGCCGACACCCACCTGCACGCCGACTTCCTGTCCGGTGCGGTGCAGCTGGCCGCCGACGACGGCGCCGCCGTGCTCGCCTCCGCCGCCGGCAACCGGGTCTTCCCGCACACCGCGCTCGCCGACGGTGACGAGAGGGATCTCGGCGGCCTGACTTTGCGCGCGCTGGCCACCCCGGGCCACACCGATGAGCACCTGTCCTTCCTGCTCCTGGACGGCGCCCGCGAGCTCGGAGTCTTCACCGGCGGTTCCCTGATCGTCGGTTCGGCCGCCCGCACGGACTTGCTCGGCGCCGACCGCGCGGAAGAGCTGGCCCGCGCCCAGTACCGCTCGCTGCGGCGCCTGGCCGAACTGCCGGACACCACGGCCGTGTGGCCCACGCACGGCGCCGGCTCGTTCTGCTCCGCACCGCCGGGTGCCGAGCGCACCACCACCATCGCCGCACAGAAGCGGGCCAACCCCCTGCTCGCCGCACCGGACGAGGCCACCTTCGTACGGCAGTTGCTCGACAGCCTCGGCTCCTACCCCGCGTACTTCGGCCGCCTCAGTGAGGTGAACCGGCACGGGCCCGCCGTTCTCCGCTCGGCCCCGACTCTCCCTGCGCTCTCCCTGGACAGGGTGCTCCGCCTGATCGGAGAGGGCGCCCAGATCATCGACGTACGCCCCGTGGCGGACTTCGCCGCAGGGCACATCCCCGGCGCCGTCTCCATCCCGCTGCGGGACCAGTTCGCCACCTGGCTGGGCTGGCTGCTGCCCGACGACACCCCCCTCGTGTTCGTCACGACCCCCGATCAGGACCTCGCCGAACTCACCTGGCAGGCCCTGAAGATCGGCTACGAGCGGCTGGCGGGACACCTCGGCGGCGGCATGGATGCCTGGACTGCTGGCGGCAGAAAGCAGGAACGCATCGAGCTGCTCACCGCCGACCGGATCGCCGAGCGCCCCGTCCTCGACATCCGCCAGCAGGCCGAACACATCGCCGCACACATCCCCGGCGCGGTCCACATCGAACTCGGCGACCTCACCGAACGCAGCGGCGAGACACCTCACCGCCCGGTCGTGGCCTGCGGCCACGGTGAACGCGCCATGACCGCGGCCAGCCTCCTGCAGCGCACCGGCCATCAGGATCTCGCCGTCCTCGACGGCGGACCGGCCGACTGGTCCAAGGCCACCGGCCGTGCCCTGGAGGAGACCGCGTGA
- a CDS encoding ArsR/SmtB family transcription factor, with product MGDPQRKAALYDAFARTGKALSSGKRLELLDLLAQGERTVDALAKAAELNLTTASAHLQTLKQAGLVATRRDGVRIHYRLAGDDVAALYALLRQVAQTHQTAVEPARTAYLGTDEAEEVNREDLLARAQAGGVVILDVRPAEEYAAGHIPGAISIPVDELAERVADLPEDAEVVAYCRGAYCVLAYDAVRLLHARGRKAVRLTDGMLEWRLAELPVDSGAAA from the coding sequence ATGGGAGACCCCCAGCGCAAAGCCGCGCTGTACGACGCCTTCGCCCGCACCGGCAAGGCACTGAGCAGTGGAAAACGCCTGGAACTGCTCGATCTGCTGGCGCAGGGCGAGCGCACCGTCGACGCGCTCGCCAAGGCAGCGGAGCTGAACCTGACCACTGCCTCAGCGCATCTGCAGACCCTGAAGCAGGCCGGGCTCGTGGCCACCCGCCGCGACGGCGTACGTATCCACTACCGGCTGGCCGGCGACGACGTCGCCGCCCTCTACGCCCTGCTGCGCCAGGTCGCCCAGACTCACCAGACCGCCGTCGAACCGGCCCGCACCGCCTACCTAGGCACGGACGAAGCCGAGGAGGTCAACCGAGAGGACCTCTTGGCGCGCGCCCAGGCGGGCGGGGTCGTCATCCTCGACGTCCGCCCGGCCGAGGAGTACGCCGCCGGCCACATCCCCGGCGCGATCTCCATCCCCGTCGACGAACTCGCCGAACGCGTCGCGGACCTGCCGGAGGATGCCGAGGTGGTCGCCTACTGTCGCGGCGCCTACTGCGTCCTCGCATACGACGCCGTACGTCTGCTGCACGCCCGTGGCCGCAAGGCGGTCCGGCTGACCGACGGGATGCTGGAGTGGCGGCTGGCCGAGCTGCCCGTGGACAGCGGGGCCGCCGCGTGA
- a CDS encoding cysteine desulfurase family protein, producing MIPALEGSPVYLDYNSTTPVDLQVTEAMRPYLADWFGNPSSSHVYGAEPQRALAHARIQVAALIGADATEIVFTGSGSEADNLALRGVVLAAKTDRPHVITQVTEHPGILETCHALERLHRTEVTYLPVDRDGLVDPAALAAALTERTVLVSVMAANNETGALQPIPELARITHAHGALFHCDAAQAAGKIPLDVRDLGVDLMTLVGHKMYAPKGIAALYVRHGVALEPLIYGGGQERGLRSGTENVALTAGLGAAAQLAVQELADGGAQRIAALRDRLHTGLIARLPGRIHLNGPAAPRLPNTLNISIDGIRGHELLDAVPEIAASTGSACHSGDHRPSPVLSAMGLPETRSLAALRLSLGRWTTADDIDRTVELLERAAN from the coding sequence GTGATCCCCGCACTCGAGGGCAGCCCCGTCTACCTGGACTACAACTCCACCACCCCGGTCGACCTGCAGGTCACCGAGGCGATGCGCCCGTACCTGGCCGACTGGTTCGGCAACCCCTCCAGCAGCCACGTCTACGGCGCCGAGCCCCAGCGGGCCCTCGCCCACGCCCGCATCCAGGTCGCCGCACTCATCGGCGCCGACGCGACAGAGATCGTCTTCACCGGCTCCGGCTCCGAGGCCGACAACCTCGCCCTGCGCGGCGTCGTACTCGCCGCCAAGACCGACCGCCCGCATGTGATCACCCAGGTCACCGAGCACCCCGGCATTCTGGAAACCTGCCACGCCCTCGAACGACTCCATCGCACAGAGGTGACGTACCTGCCCGTCGACCGCGACGGCCTGGTCGACCCGGCGGCGCTGGCCGCCGCACTCACCGAGCGCACCGTCCTGGTCTCGGTCATGGCCGCCAACAACGAGACCGGCGCCCTCCAGCCCATCCCCGAACTGGCCCGCATCACCCACGCCCACGGCGCGCTCTTCCACTGCGACGCAGCCCAGGCCGCCGGAAAGATCCCCCTGGACGTACGGGACTTGGGCGTCGACCTCATGACGCTCGTCGGCCACAAGATGTACGCCCCGAAGGGCATCGCCGCCCTGTACGTCCGCCACGGTGTCGCCCTCGAACCGCTGATCTACGGCGGCGGCCAGGAACGCGGCCTGCGCTCCGGCACCGAGAACGTCGCCCTCACCGCCGGCCTGGGTGCCGCCGCCCAACTCGCCGTGCAGGAGCTGGCCGACGGCGGCGCACAGCGCATCGCCGCACTGCGCGACCGACTCCACACCGGCCTGATCGCCCGGCTCCCCGGCCGTATCCATCTGAACGGCCCCGCCGCACCGCGCCTGCCCAACACCCTCAACATCAGCATCGACGGCATCCGCGGTCACGAACTCCTCGACGCCGTACCCGAGATCGCCGCCTCCACCGGCTCGGCCTGCCACAGCGGCGACCACCGGCCCTCCCCGGTACTGAGCGCCATGGGCCTGCCCGAGACCCGCAGTCTCGCCGCGCTCCGCCTGTCCCTCGGCCGCTGGACCACTGCCGACGACATCGACCGGACCGTCGAGCTGCTCGAACGGGCAGCGAACTGA
- a CDS encoding sulfurtransferase TusA family protein, giving the protein MTTAPVPAANITVDGTGLLCVTLLLRLRDGIQHAQPGAIVHIIATDPATPLDLPAWCHMTGHIYLGPVPAHDQPVYALRLAADARPTRADTPWHPAAESH; this is encoded by the coding sequence ATGACGACGGCTCCCGTTCCGGCGGCGAACATCACCGTCGATGGCACCGGCCTGCTGTGCGTGACCCTCCTGCTCCGGCTGCGTGATGGCATCCAGCATGCGCAGCCGGGCGCAATCGTCCACATCATCGCCACCGACCCGGCGACCCCACTCGACCTGCCCGCCTGGTGCCACATGACCGGCCACATCTACCTCGGCCCCGTCCCAGCCCACGACCAGCCGGTGTACGCACTGAGACTGGCCGCCGACGCCCGCCCCACCCGCGCCGACACGCCATGGCACCCTGCCGCGGAAAGTCACTGA
- a CDS encoding LacI family DNA-binding transcriptional regulator, which yields MSESSTASRPTLEAVAARAGVSRATASRVVNGGDGVREPLVERVRRAVEELGYVPNQAARSLVTRRHDAVAVVIAEPETRVFADPFFALQLRGISKELTAHDSQLVLLLTEGRDDHARVGRYLAGGHVDGALVFSLHLDDPLPGLIHGAGVPTVFGGRPGWGEGTRGAASPVYVDSDNRGGAREAVRHLVSLGRTRIAHITGALDQTSAVDRLDGFRDVMVDADPRLIAEGDFTPAGGERAMRQLLDDCPDLDGVFAANDLMASGALRVLRERGLRVPVDVALIGFDDMLPVAEQTDPSLTTVRQDIEEMGRLMARLLLRGLNAGSAAVGSAAVGSAGAGSQEGLVGAPSSVVLPTTLVRRASA from the coding sequence GTGTCCGAGTCGTCGACTGCGTCGCGCCCCACGTTGGAGGCCGTGGCGGCACGGGCGGGGGTTTCCCGGGCTACTGCTTCGCGGGTCGTCAACGGTGGTGACGGGGTGCGGGAGCCCCTGGTCGAGCGGGTCAGGCGGGCCGTCGAGGAACTCGGTTACGTTCCGAACCAGGCCGCGCGCAGTCTCGTCACCCGGCGGCATGATGCGGTCGCCGTGGTGATCGCGGAACCCGAGACCAGGGTGTTCGCCGACCCCTTCTTCGCGCTCCAACTCCGGGGCATCAGCAAGGAACTGACCGCGCACGACTCCCAGCTCGTACTGCTGCTGACCGAGGGCCGCGACGACCATGCGCGGGTGGGCCGTTATCTGGCCGGCGGCCATGTCGACGGCGCGCTCGTCTTCTCCCTGCACCTCGACGACCCGCTGCCCGGACTGATCCACGGCGCCGGCGTGCCGACCGTGTTCGGCGGGCGGCCCGGCTGGGGCGAGGGGACGCGCGGCGCCGCGTCCCCGGTGTACGTCGACAGCGACAACCGGGGTGGCGCCCGCGAGGCCGTACGCCATCTCGTCTCGCTCGGCCGTACCCGCATCGCCCACATCACCGGCGCCCTCGACCAGACCTCGGCGGTCGACCGTCTCGACGGCTTCCGCGACGTCATGGTGGACGCCGACCCCCGCCTGATCGCGGAGGGCGACTTCACGCCGGCGGGCGGCGAGCGGGCGATGCGTCAACTTCTGGACGACTGCCCGGACTTGGACGGCGTGTTCGCCGCGAACGACTTGATGGCTTCGGGCGCGTTGCGGGTGTTGCGGGAGCGGGGGCTTCGGGTGCCGGTGGATGTCGCGCTGATCGGGTTCGACGACATGTTGCCCGTTGCAGAGCAGACCGACCCGTCTCTTACGACGGTCCGTCAGGACATCGAGGAGATGGGTCGGTTGATGGCTCGGTTGCTCTTGCGAGGGCTCAACGCCGGGTCCGCTGCCGTCGGGTCCGCTGCCGTCGGGTCCGCTGGTGCGGGCTCGCAGGAGGGCTTGGTGGGGGCGCCCTCCAGCGTTGTCCTGCCGACGACGTTGGTGCGGCGCGCGTCCGCGTAG
- a CDS encoding diadenosine tetraphosphate hydrolase, with protein MADDWRSDRIGSALRGGNPTVLRRLAAGFAVIGDVQFLPGYSVLLADDPAVQRLSELARGKRLAFLSDMDRLGEAVERACKRLDPAFRRVNLEILGNADPFLHAHVWPRFDWEPADLVRRSVWLYPRERWSEERYALGPQHDALREVIGEELDGLAS; from the coding sequence ATGGCTGATGACTGGCGGAGCGACCGGATCGGCAGCGCGCTCCGGGGCGGGAACCCCACGGTGCTCCGGAGACTGGCAGCCGGGTTCGCGGTGATCGGGGACGTTCAGTTCCTGCCGGGATACTCGGTGCTCCTCGCGGACGATCCTGCGGTGCAGCGGCTGTCGGAGCTTGCGCGGGGCAAGCGGCTGGCGTTCCTGTCCGACATGGACAGGCTGGGCGAGGCCGTCGAACGCGCCTGCAAGCGGCTGGACCCGGCGTTTCGCCGCGTCAACCTGGAGATTCTCGGGAACGCCGACCCGTTCCTGCATGCACATGTGTGGCCGCGGTTCGACTGGGAGCCGGCCGATCTCGTACGGAGGTCCGTGTGGCTGTATCCGAGAGAGCGGTGGAGCGAGGAGCGGTATGCGCTTGGTCCTCAGCACGACGCCCTGCGCGAGGTGATCGGTGAGGAGCTGGACGGGCTGGCGTCCTGA
- a CDS encoding PP2C family protein-serine/threonine phosphatase: MIVLFALGIELSPAHEVITGPILAAIPALAALTLGPKGTLSAAAAAFSVTVITATLHQSWGGQVYSNLLSLLVVSVASVTMSSAVRARRQSELDQVRRIAEAAQRVLLRRVPARLGPLRMASLYLAAEAGAQIGGDLYAVSQTRYGVRMIVGDVRGKGLPAVRLAAVVLGAFRESVHYEDELEEVVNHCAAALERECAVPDAIDPTAREHEAEDFVTALVVEVSDNFVIQVINRGHPPPLLLRRDKVEALMPTSPLPPLGLEEFITAHPAKADSYAFTPGDRLLLHTDGVIEARSPDDGFFTLPEAMEAAHTCSTPEFLEQLHQGLIRHTGGHLSDDAAMLLVERLAVED, translated from the coding sequence GTGATCGTACTGTTCGCGCTGGGCATCGAACTCTCGCCCGCACACGAGGTGATCACCGGTCCCATACTCGCCGCGATCCCGGCACTGGCGGCGCTGACGCTGGGCCCGAAGGGCACCCTCTCGGCAGCTGCGGCAGCCTTCTCCGTCACCGTGATCACGGCAACCCTCCACCAGAGCTGGGGTGGCCAGGTCTACAGCAACCTCCTGTCTCTCCTCGTGGTGTCAGTGGCCAGTGTCACGATGAGCAGTGCCGTACGTGCGCGCAGACAGAGCGAGCTGGACCAGGTCCGCCGGATCGCCGAGGCAGCACAACGAGTCCTGCTGAGACGCGTGCCGGCCCGGCTCGGGCCGCTGCGGATGGCCAGCCTGTACCTCGCGGCAGAGGCCGGGGCGCAGATCGGCGGCGATCTCTACGCGGTGTCGCAGACCCGGTACGGGGTCCGGATGATCGTGGGCGACGTGCGCGGCAAGGGGCTGCCCGCGGTGCGCCTGGCCGCGGTCGTCCTGGGGGCGTTCCGCGAGTCCGTGCACTACGAGGACGAACTGGAGGAGGTGGTGAACCACTGCGCCGCCGCCCTGGAACGGGAGTGCGCCGTGCCGGACGCGATCGATCCGACCGCGAGGGAACACGAGGCCGAGGACTTCGTCACCGCGCTCGTGGTCGAGGTGTCCGACAACTTCGTGATCCAGGTCATCAACCGCGGCCATCCGCCACCACTGCTGCTGCGCCGCGACAAGGTCGAGGCCCTGATGCCCACCTCGCCGCTGCCGCCCCTGGGCCTGGAGGAATTCATCACCGCCCATCCCGCCAAGGCGGACAGCTACGCATTCACGCCCGGCGACCGTCTACTGCTGCACACCGACGGCGTGATCGAAGCGCGAAGCCCCGACGACGGCTTCTTCACCCTCCCCGAGGCCATGGAAGCAGCGCATACGTGCAGCACGCCGGAGTTCCTGGAGCAGCTGCACCAGGGCTTGATCCGCCACACCGGCGGCCACCTGTCGGATGATGCGGCGATGCTTCTCGTGGAACGGCTCGCCGTAGAGGATTGA
- a CDS encoding VOC family protein, which yields MIRKLQMVALDCADPVRLAEFYAELLGGRVIPDSEDPDWVEVHGFEGTPLACQRVDGYRAPEWPGQERPQQLHLDFDVDDLDGEEKRALTLGATVLERTDQLRPDANWRVYADPAGHPFCLCLH from the coding sequence GTGATCCGGAAGCTGCAGATGGTCGCGTTGGACTGTGCCGATCCGGTACGGCTCGCGGAGTTCTACGCCGAGCTGCTCGGCGGGCGGGTAATCCCGGATTCGGAGGACCCCGACTGGGTCGAGGTGCACGGGTTCGAGGGGACGCCGCTGGCCTGCCAGCGGGTGGACGGCTACCGAGCGCCCGAATGGCCCGGCCAGGAGCGTCCGCAACAGCTCCACCTGGACTTCGACGTGGACGACCTCGACGGCGAGGAGAAGCGGGCGCTCACCCTCGGCGCGACCGTCCTGGAGCGGACGGACCAGCTCCGCCCGGACGCCAACTGGCGGGTCTACGCGGACCCGGCGGGCCATCCGTTCTGCCTCTGCCTCCACTGA
- a CDS encoding DUF6355 family natural product biosynthesis protein — MKKKIPLKRVTAAAAAIATAGLLSAGANTAAAATPPGDTSARACGYYETRDTAYYGHCGRGKVIIKIELDWTTDVRYWCVGPGERRLGSTDDIDYAVYVGTC; from the coding sequence ATGAAGAAGAAGATCCCGCTCAAGCGTGTGACCGCCGCAGCCGCCGCGATCGCCACGGCTGGGCTGCTGTCGGCCGGCGCCAACACCGCTGCCGCGGCGACGCCGCCGGGGGACACCTCCGCGAGGGCATGCGGCTACTACGAGACCCGTGACACCGCCTACTACGGACACTGCGGCCGCGGCAAGGTCATCATCAAGATCGAACTGGACTGGACCACCGACGTGCGGTACTGGTGCGTCGGGCCGGGCGAGAGGCGGCTGGGCAGCACAGACGACATCGACTACGCGGTGTACGTCGGGACCTGCTGA